In Halobaculum magnesiiphilum, the following proteins share a genomic window:
- a CDS encoding class I SAM-dependent DNA methyltransferase, translating to MTDDPNQQTLADSQPTTNLTTDQLEKHLFKCADIIRNTVDKTDYKDYILPLVFYKSISDTFVDEYAANLDEFEDAELARDEAFHDFQIPEGYLWEADDDALPDGYEWEGKDAEQDLRSQKENVASFIDEAFTEIENANPDQLNGVFRSDFMAADALAESDGKLIRLVEHLSTHNLSQQRLPDDMLGEAYMDLVRHFASEEGRDGGEFFTPPQIVRMMVRLLAPYESGDTFHDPTCGSAGFLIEAAHHFREEQGGDPSQLTMTGQEVNPDIASIAKMNLFLNGLKGEVKRQDSLSEPLFTEDDTTLTKFDYVLANFPFSANWDKDGLQDDPYSRFDWTEKLPRADRGDYAFIMHIAEQLNETGRAAIVVPNGVLFRKHEGRYREPMVERDLVEAIIGLPADLFQNNAIPTSVLVLNEDKPEEREDEVLFLHAADNHAVDEPFYRDVSNNSQNELTETGVDHIVDNYHDWTTEEKVSRTATREEIRKNDYNLNIALYVDTTEPEEDIDVAEEFDELRELRQERADIEARLDQHMEALNYE from the coding sequence ATGACTGACGATCCCAATCAGCAGACGCTCGCCGACAGCCAGCCGACGACCAACCTCACGACCGACCAGCTCGAGAAGCACTTGTTCAAGTGCGCGGACATCATCCGCAACACGGTCGACAAGACCGACTACAAGGACTATATCCTCCCGCTGGTGTTCTACAAGAGCATCAGCGACACCTTCGTCGACGAGTACGCGGCAAACCTTGATGAGTTCGAGGACGCCGAACTCGCTCGCGACGAGGCGTTCCACGACTTCCAGATCCCGGAGGGGTACCTCTGGGAGGCCGACGACGACGCGCTCCCGGACGGGTACGAGTGGGAGGGGAAGGACGCCGAGCAGGATCTCCGGAGTCAGAAGGAGAACGTCGCGTCGTTCATCGACGAGGCGTTCACCGAGATCGAGAACGCCAACCCCGACCAGCTCAATGGGGTGTTCCGCTCGGACTTCATGGCCGCGGATGCCCTCGCTGAGTCCGACGGCAAGCTCATCCGCCTCGTCGAACACCTCAGCACCCACAACCTGAGTCAGCAGCGGCTTCCCGACGATATGCTCGGGGAGGCATACATGGATTTAGTGCGGCACTTCGCATCCGAGGAGGGTCGCGATGGGGGCGAGTTCTTCACCCCGCCACAGATCGTCCGGATGATGGTGCGGCTGCTCGCACCCTACGAGTCGGGCGACACCTTCCACGACCCTACCTGTGGTTCCGCTGGCTTCCTCATCGAAGCGGCCCACCACTTCCGGGAGGAGCAGGGCGGCGACCCCTCCCAACTCACGATGACAGGACAGGAGGTCAACCCCGACATCGCGTCCATCGCGAAGATGAACCTGTTCCTCAACGGGCTGAAGGGGGAGGTCAAGCGACAGGACTCGCTCAGTGAACCGCTGTTCACCGAGGACGACACCACTCTGACCAAGTTCGACTACGTCCTCGCCAATTTCCCGTTCTCGGCCAACTGGGACAAGGACGGGCTGCAGGACGACCCGTACAGCCGGTTCGACTGGACGGAGAAGCTTCCCCGGGCCGACCGCGGCGACTACGCGTTCATCATGCATATCGCCGAGCAGCTCAACGAGACTGGTCGGGCCGCCATCGTCGTTCCGAACGGCGTGCTGTTCCGCAAGCACGAGGGGAGGTACCGGGAGCCGATGGTAGAGCGTGATCTCGTGGAAGCGATCATTGGATTGCCCGCTGACCTCTTCCAGAACAACGCCATCCCGACGTCTGTCCTCGTGCTAAACGAGGACAAGCCGGAGGAGCGCGAGGACGAAGTCCTGTTCCTCCACGCCGCGGACAACCACGCGGTCGACGAGCCGTTCTACCGGGACGTCTCCAACAACAGCCAGAATGAGCTGACGGAGACGGGTGTCGACCACATCGTCGACAACTACCACGACTGGACGACCGAGGAGAAGGTCAGTCGAACGGCCACCCGTGAAGAGATCCGCAAGAACGATTACAACCTCAACATCGCGCTGTACGTCGACACGACCGAACCAGAAGAGGACATCGACGTCGCCGAGGAATTCGACGAGCTGCGCGAACTCCGGCAGGAGCGTGCCGACATCGAGGCCCGACTCGACCAGCACATGGAGGCTCTCAACTATGAGTGA
- a CDS encoding histidine phosphatase family protein translates to MGTILLCRHGETPWNRDRRVQGWAPTELTERGREQADALAGFLTDEYAVDRIVASDLERAAETARAISRATGAAATFDARWRERDFGRFQGLTYDGLFGTYPEYTLSEIGYAAAETVPESGESLLEMRARVREGFADLRGEVEPDETVAVVAHGGPLYVVTGELKGLDVVAAVLDQDQGNCAVNEVHVADDSARDGDGVATGGSATAELVRENVTSFLPEATTQENY, encoded by the coding sequence ATGGGAACGATCCTCCTGTGTCGCCACGGCGAGACGCCGTGGAACCGCGACCGCCGCGTGCAGGGCTGGGCGCCGACGGAGCTGACCGAACGCGGCCGCGAGCAGGCCGACGCCCTCGCCGGTTTTCTCACCGACGAGTACGCCGTCGACCGGATCGTCGCCTCCGATCTGGAGCGCGCGGCCGAGACCGCCCGGGCCATCTCGCGTGCGACGGGCGCGGCGGCGACGTTCGACGCCCGGTGGCGCGAGCGCGACTTCGGCCGGTTCCAGGGGCTCACCTACGACGGCCTGTTCGGCACGTACCCCGAGTACACCCTCTCGGAGATCGGCTACGCGGCCGCCGAGACCGTCCCCGAGAGCGGCGAGTCGCTGCTGGAGATGAGAGCGCGCGTCCGCGAGGGCTTCGCCGACCTCCGCGGGGAGGTCGAGCCGGACGAGACGGTCGCCGTCGTCGCCCACGGCGGCCCGCTGTACGTCGTCACGGGCGAGTTGAAGGGACTCGACGTGGTCGCCGCGGTGCTCGACCAGGACCAGGGGAACTGTGCCGTCAACGAGGTGCACGTCGCCGACGATTCCGCCCGCGACGGCGACGGCGTCGCGACCGGCGGGTCGGCGACGGCCGAGTTGGTCCGCGAGAACGTCACGTCGTTCCTGCCGGAGGCGACGACGCAGGAGAACTACTGA
- a CDS encoding queuosine precursor transporter produces the protein MSGADGVAVAEPRRLNVPLAAVVLTALFVAALVTAQVISAKLLAVSLPVLGAVTAPGGTLAYAVTFFASDCLSELYGKSYARKVVNVAFAMNFVLLALVFATIATPAAQGSVDPAAFETVLGLSGNVVLGSLAAYVISQNWDVIAFHRIREFTDGDALWLRNVGSTASSQLIDTVVFTLVAFAVAPALFGVGAALPTPVLVSLIVGQYVLKLLIALVDTPLVYAAVALVRRDEADAAGVSA, from the coding sequence ATGAGCGGCGCCGACGGCGTCGCCGTCGCGGAACCCCGCCGGCTGAACGTGCCGCTGGCGGCGGTCGTGCTCACCGCGCTGTTCGTCGCCGCGCTGGTCACCGCGCAGGTCATCTCGGCGAAGCTGCTCGCGGTCTCGCTGCCGGTGCTCGGCGCCGTCACTGCGCCCGGCGGGACGCTCGCGTACGCGGTCACCTTCTTCGCCTCCGACTGCCTCTCGGAGCTGTACGGCAAGTCGTACGCCCGGAAGGTGGTCAACGTCGCGTTCGCGATGAACTTCGTCCTGCTGGCGCTGGTGTTCGCGACCATCGCGACGCCGGCGGCGCAGGGGTCGGTTGACCCCGCCGCCTTCGAGACGGTGCTCGGCCTCTCCGGGAACGTCGTGCTCGGTTCGCTGGCCGCCTACGTGATCAGCCAGAACTGGGACGTGATCGCCTTCCACCGCATCCGCGAGTTCACCGACGGCGACGCGCTGTGGCTGCGCAACGTCGGCTCGACCGCGTCGAGCCAGCTCATCGACACCGTCGTGTTCACGCTCGTCGCGTTCGCGGTCGCGCCCGCGCTGTTCGGCGTCGGCGCGGCGCTGCCCACCCCGGTGCTCGTCTCGCTCATCGTCGGGCAGTACGTCCTCAAGCTCCTCATCGCGCTGGTCGACACGCCGCTGGTGTACGCCGCGGTCGCGCTCGTCCGCCGCGATGAGGCCGACGCCGCCGGCGTGAGCGCCTGA
- a CDS encoding twin-arginine translocase subunit TatC — protein MTGDSDPPEEPSAAPDGDGDAETAESTDPAESVEPSESAADEHEDGVDDDVDAGDDVRSDDDGERDDGTEASDDGETDDSTGSEDRPTDEESEIDRRSPFEDDDDADDDGDGDADADGDDPIDRGSSEPAPAAGEAPRIDESQPVPDAVAGERSGGGQSAANDGNGGGGTMTAAEKGMQAVNKGVGALGGGEGGGPDSDQEMPLAAHIEEMMRRLGIVFGIAGVVVVAVLLIGTVSPTVPSAEQIIEFLWDTHVGFEQNRPRVYGPLEFLLTKLKVASLAGLLVGLPVFVYETYRFMRPGLYPHERRYYLAAVPTSLILGIIGVAFTHFIVLPVIFDYFISYTEESAVLAFSLRETFNLILLMMGYMAVVFQIPLFIQLAIMMGLVTREWMEDRRLLFWSAFVGLAFIVSPDPTGMAPIIVGATMIALFEGTLALLRWTGN, from the coding sequence ATGACCGGGGACTCGGATCCGCCCGAGGAGCCGTCGGCCGCGCCCGACGGCGACGGCGACGCCGAGACGGCCGAGTCCACCGACCCCGCGGAGTCCGTCGAGCCGTCGGAGTCCGCGGCCGACGAACACGAGGACGGTGTCGACGACGATGTCGACGCCGGCGACGATGTCAGATCCGACGACGATGGCGAACGCGACGACGGTACCGAAGCCAGCGACGACGGCGAGACCGACGACTCGACCGGGTCCGAGGATCGACCCACCGACGAGGAGTCGGAAATCGACCGTCGCAGCCCGTTCGAGGACGACGATGATGCCGACGACGACGGCGATGGTGACGCCGACGCCGATGGTGACGACCCGATCGACCGCGGATCGAGCGAGCCGGCACCGGCCGCCGGCGAGGCCCCGAGGATCGACGAGTCACAGCCCGTACCCGACGCGGTCGCCGGCGAGCGCTCCGGCGGCGGACAGTCCGCCGCGAACGACGGGAACGGAGGCGGGGGCACCATGACCGCCGCGGAGAAGGGGATGCAGGCGGTGAACAAGGGCGTCGGCGCGCTCGGCGGCGGCGAGGGCGGCGGCCCCGACTCCGACCAGGAGATGCCGCTGGCCGCGCACATCGAGGAGATGATGCGCCGGCTCGGCATCGTGTTCGGCATCGCCGGCGTCGTCGTCGTCGCGGTGCTGTTGATCGGCACCGTCTCGCCGACCGTGCCCAGCGCCGAGCAGATCATCGAGTTCCTGTGGGACACCCACGTCGGCTTCGAGCAGAACCGCCCCCGCGTGTACGGCCCGCTGGAGTTCCTGCTCACCAAGCTGAAGGTGGCGTCGCTCGCGGGCCTGCTCGTCGGGCTGCCGGTGTTCGTCTACGAGACGTACCGGTTCATGCGCCCCGGGCTGTACCCACACGAACGCCGCTACTACCTCGCGGCGGTGCCGACGAGCCTGATCCTCGGGATCATCGGCGTCGCGTTCACACACTTCATCGTCCTCCCGGTCATCTTCGACTACTTCATCAGCTACACCGAGGAGAGCGCGGTCCTCGCGTTCAGCCTCCGGGAGACGTTCAACCTCATCCTCCTGATGATGGGCTACATGGCCGTCGTCTTCCAGATCCCGCTGTTCATCCAGCTCGCCATCATGATGGGGCTGGTGACGCGCGAGTGGATGGAGGACCGCCGGCTGCTGTTCTGGTCGGCGTTCGTCGGCCTCGCGTTCATCGTCTCGCCGGACCCCACCGGGATGGCGCCCATCATCGTCGGCGCGACGATGATCGCGCTGTTCGAGGGGACGCTCGCGCTGTTGCGCTGGACCGGGAACTAG
- a CDS encoding 23S rRNA (uridine(2552)-2'-O)-methyltransferase — MAGKDEYYNRAKQEGYRARSAYKLRQIDEEVDLFDHGDTVVDLGAAPGGWLQVAAEEVTEAGRVVGVDLQRIDDLDHPHVETVRGDMTEERTRYYLRKALGVDPDPDDDTEPERPVDLVVSDMAPNMTGEYQLDHARSIHLCRQAFDTALELLTPGGDFVVKVFDGPDLADFREDVEAQFQYVRAYTPEASRKRSSERYLIARGRTDSPVAAGDRLTVEVTDVGEEGDGIARVDGYTLFVPGTEAGETVEVVVDDVKPRFGFAERVD, encoded by the coding sequence ATGGCAGGTAAAGACGAATACTACAACCGGGCGAAACAGGAGGGCTACCGCGCGCGCTCGGCCTACAAGCTCCGGCAGATCGACGAGGAGGTCGACCTCTTCGACCACGGCGACACCGTCGTCGACCTCGGCGCAGCCCCCGGCGGCTGGCTCCAGGTCGCCGCCGAGGAGGTGACCGAGGCCGGCCGCGTCGTCGGCGTCGACCTCCAGCGCATCGACGACCTCGACCACCCGCACGTCGAGACGGTCCGCGGCGACATGACCGAGGAGCGCACGCGCTACTACCTCCGGAAGGCGCTCGGCGTCGACCCAGATCCCGACGATGACACCGAGCCCGAGCGACCCGTCGACCTCGTCGTCTCCGACATGGCGCCGAACATGACCGGCGAGTACCAGCTCGACCACGCCCGGTCGATCCACCTCTGCCGGCAGGCGTTCGACACCGCGCTCGAACTCCTGACGCCCGGCGGCGACTTCGTCGTGAAGGTGTTCGACGGCCCCGACCTCGCCGACTTCCGCGAGGACGTGGAGGCGCAGTTCCAGTACGTCCGGGCGTACACCCCGGAGGCGAGCCGGAAGCGTTCCTCCGAGCGCTACCTGATCGCCCGCGGCCGCACCGACTCGCCCGTCGCGGCGGGCGACCGGCTCACCGTCGAGGTGACCGACGTCGGCGAGGAGGGCGACGGGATCGCCCGCGTCGACGGGTACACGCTGTTCGTTCCCGGCACCGAGGCCGGCGAGACCGTCGAGGTCGTCGTCGACGACGTGAAGCCGCGGTTCGGGTTCGCCGAGCGCGTCGACTGA
- the arsM gene encoding arsenite methyltransferase: MTDDDAPTADRTGLDPARQRAAVRERYGEIGEIGTGSSCCGDDADDCGTSENRPGEGGTELGYTEDDLDAVAAGANLGLGCGNPTAIASLDPGETVLDLGSGGGFDCFLAAREVGEEGRVVGVDMTPEMVERARGNVGANDATNVEFRLGEIEHLPVADGTVDVILSNCVINLSADKRRVFAEAYRVLRPGGRLAVSDVVATADLPSDIRGDAASVSACLGGAAAIPTLESMLADAGFVDVAIEPKDDSESFIREWDPDRDLADYLTAATIEARKPTNDPESATEETAA; this comes from the coding sequence ATGACTGACGACGACGCTCCGACGGCGGACCGCACAGGCCTCGATCCCGCACGACAGCGAGCCGCGGTGCGGGAGCGCTACGGGGAGATCGGGGAAATCGGCACGGGGTCGTCGTGCTGCGGCGACGACGCTGACGACTGCGGAACGTCGGAGAACCGCCCGGGCGAGGGAGGAACGGAACTCGGGTACACCGAGGACGACCTCGACGCCGTCGCCGCGGGCGCGAACCTCGGCCTCGGCTGCGGCAACCCGACCGCCATCGCGAGCCTCGATCCGGGCGAGACGGTCCTCGATCTTGGGTCCGGCGGCGGCTTCGACTGTTTCCTCGCGGCGCGGGAGGTCGGCGAGGAGGGGCGTGTCGTCGGCGTCGACATGACCCCCGAGATGGTCGAGCGTGCCCGCGGGAACGTCGGGGCGAACGACGCCACGAACGTCGAGTTCCGCCTCGGCGAGATCGAACACCTCCCCGTCGCCGACGGGACCGTCGACGTGATCCTCTCGAACTGCGTGATCAACCTCTCGGCGGACAAGCGACGGGTGTTCGCGGAGGCGTACCGCGTGCTCCGGCCCGGCGGTCGCCTCGCCGTCTCCGACGTGGTGGCGACGGCCGACCTCCCGAGCGACATCCGCGGGGACGCCGCGTCCGTGAGCGCCTGCCTCGGCGGCGCGGCCGCGATCCCGACGCTCGAATCGATGCTCGCCGACGCCGGGTTCGTCGACGTCGCGATCGAGCCGAAGGACGACAGCGAGTCGTTCATCCGCGAGTGGGACCCCGACCGCGACCTCGCCGACTACCTGACCGCGGCGACGATCGAAGCGCGCAAGCCGACGAACGACCCCGAATCCGCAACCGAAGAGACGGCGGCGTGA
- a CDS encoding ArsR/SmtB family transcription factor: MAGQKPELGTEDGRSDRPSGCCSAEHDLRDDDVAADVETLSALGNDTRYEALRLIAGAEDDICVCELEPSLGVSQSAVSQALSRLFGAGLVERRKEGRWRYYSATPRAERLLDVLDETRGVGDD, translated from the coding sequence ATGGCTGGGCAGAAACCGGAACTCGGGACGGAGGACGGACGGAGCGACCGGCCGTCGGGGTGTTGTTCGGCCGAACACGACCTGCGGGACGACGACGTCGCCGCCGATGTCGAGACGCTCTCGGCGCTGGGCAACGACACGCGCTACGAGGCGCTCCGGCTCATCGCGGGCGCCGAGGACGACATCTGCGTCTGCGAGCTGGAGCCGTCGCTCGGCGTGAGCCAGAGCGCGGTGAGTCAGGCGCTCTCGCGGCTGTTCGGCGCCGGACTGGTCGAGCGGCGCAAGGAGGGCCGGTGGCGCTACTACAGCGCGACGCCGCGCGCGGAGCGACTCCTCGACGTGCTCGACGAGACGAGGGGGGTCGGCGATGACTGA
- a CDS encoding ribbon-helix-helix domain-containing protein, whose product MPKISVEMPGELLADLDEHVGDDGKFVNRSDAIRASVRKTLDVLDEIDARHGRLAEEGAEGETASGGDAE is encoded by the coding sequence ATGCCCAAGATAAGCGTCGAGATGCCCGGGGAACTCCTCGCGGATCTGGACGAGCACGTCGGCGACGACGGGAAGTTCGTCAACCGCAGCGACGCGATCCGCGCGTCGGTTCGCAAGACGCTGGACGTGCTCGACGAGATCGACGCGCGCCACGGTCGGCTGGCCGAGGAGGGCGCTGAGGGGGAGACGGCGAGCGGGGGAGACGCCGAATGA
- the arsN2 gene encoding arsenic resistance N-acetyltransferase ArsN2, translated as MPPDRPGEGADEGADERRDPGGSTVLLTEADAADLDRVEALLAANDLPTSDVRTGPGRFYLARDGDGDAVVGAGGVERYGSDGLLRSVVVERSSRGDGYGTALCAALEDRARRESIETLYLLTTTAAGFFERLGYEPLSREHVPASVRSTTEFADLCPSSATCMRKRVWERATE; from the coding sequence ATGCCGCCTGATCGACCCGGCGAGGGGGCGGACGAGGGCGCGGACGAACGGCGAGACCCCGGTGGGTCAACCGTCCTGCTGACGGAAGCCGACGCCGCGGACCTCGACCGCGTCGAGGCGCTGCTCGCCGCGAACGACCTCCCGACGAGCGACGTGCGAACGGGACCCGGACGGTTCTATCTCGCCCGTGACGGCGACGGCGACGCCGTCGTCGGCGCCGGCGGCGTCGAGCGGTACGGCTCCGACGGCCTCCTGCGGTCGGTCGTCGTCGAGAGATCGAGCCGCGGCGACGGGTACGGGACGGCGCTGTGTGCCGCTCTGGAGGATCGCGCCCGGAGGGAGAGCATCGAGACGCTCTATCTCCTGACGACGACCGCGGCCGGGTTCTTCGAGCGGCTCGGATACGAGCCGCTCTCCCGCGAGCACGTCCCGGCGAGCGTCCGGTCGACGACGGAGTTCGCCGACCTGTGTCCGTCGTCGGCGACCTGCATGCGCAAACGAGTCTGGGAACGAGCGACCGAGTAG
- a CDS encoding restriction endonuclease subunit S translates to MSDDDIPTDQPDDSPTTDATETAADGGAVATEALQSRFWGVVPTEWELVDGTEVYDVNPSYTPEEEEITYIEMDALDTELPFPKYATKRKAADYSGKLFREGDTLFARITPCTENGKAAFVDAMETNVGIGSTEYAVLSPDRERIHPLYLYYVAKSYPVRNYAISRMRGSTGRQRVPFDVFRKELEISLPPMEEQQKTASILMDIDQAIEKTNEILQQTHRVKKGVTQELLREGTRSHDDFKDTAVGRIPSEWEVCSIGDVVELAQYGLSESLSTEGEYPVFRMNNIENGYMVDSPMKYIDLEDDEFEKYKVEKGDILFNRTNSYELVGKTGLFNLEGDYVFASYLVRLRANSHADPYYLNYYLNSKKGQDRLMAFATKGVSQANINAQNVQRILMPRPPVEEQQEIAEVIREFDRQIESNEQYKSQLARIKRGLLSDLISGDVRTNQADIEINPRVSKHG, encoded by the coding sequence ATGAGTGACGACGACATCCCCACCGACCAGCCCGACGACTCGCCCACGACGGACGCCACCGAGACGGCCGCCGACGGTGGCGCCGTGGCGACCGAGGCGCTGCAGAGCCGTTTTTGGGGCGTGGTGCCTACAGAGTGGGAACTAGTCGATGGCACCGAGGTCTACGACGTGAACCCCTCATACACGCCCGAGGAGGAGGAAATCACGTACATCGAGATGGATGCCCTCGACACGGAACTGCCGTTCCCGAAGTACGCTACGAAGCGCAAGGCGGCGGACTACAGTGGGAAGCTCTTCCGAGAGGGCGACACCCTGTTCGCCCGCATTACGCCCTGTACAGAGAACGGCAAGGCGGCCTTCGTCGACGCGATGGAGACCAACGTGGGCATCGGCTCAACCGAGTATGCCGTCCTGTCGCCCGACCGCGAGCGCATCCACCCCCTGTACCTCTACTACGTGGCCAAATCCTATCCCGTTCGGAACTACGCCATCTCACGGATGCGCGGGTCGACGGGGCGTCAGCGGGTGCCCTTCGACGTGTTCCGAAAGGAGTTGGAGATCTCGCTCCCTCCGATGGAAGAGCAGCAGAAGACCGCTAGCATCTTGATGGACATTGATCAGGCCATCGAAAAAACGAACGAGATCCTTCAACAGACGCACCGGGTAAAGAAGGGAGTGACGCAGGAACTCCTTCGAGAGGGTACTCGGTCGCACGATGACTTTAAAGATACCGCGGTCGGTCGCATACCTTCGGAGTGGGAGGTTTGCTCAATCGGTGACGTCGTTGAGCTGGCCCAATACGGCCTATCAGAAAGTCTGTCGACAGAGGGAGAATACCCCGTTTTCCGGATGAACAACATCGAGAACGGGTACATGGTGGACTCCCCGATGAAGTACATCGACTTGGAGGACGACGAGTTCGAGAAGTACAAAGTCGAGAAGGGGGACATCCTGTTCAATAGAACGAACAGTTACGAGCTAGTAGGCAAGACGGGGCTCTTCAATCTTGAAGGAGACTACGTGTTCGCCTCGTATCTAGTTCGACTGCGTGCTAACAGCCATGCCGACCCCTATTATCTGAACTACTATCTCAACTCGAAGAAGGGACAAGACCGATTGATGGCCTTCGCCACCAAGGGGGTCAGCCAAGCGAACATCAACGCCCAAAACGTCCAGCGCATTCTGATGCCTCGGCCCCCCGTCGAAGAACAGCAGGAGATCGCCGAAGTGATCAGAGAATTCGACAGGCAGATCGAATCGAACGAGCAGTATAAGTCTCAGTTAGCGAGGATCAAGCGAGGTCTACTGAGTGACCTTATTTCCGGAGATGTTCGAACAAACCAAGCGGACATCGAGATCAACCCACGGGTGAGTAAACATGGCTAA
- the tatC gene encoding twin-arginine translocase subunit TatC yields the protein MTEPEALEAASTAMEADEPGKAQAILDRFDEAVAAGAAGAAEEDAGDGDAPARSGPPRDLFAGDVGVVGSIRRGSGLVDWRGRFGSLWNVLLGIAGVVAAVGYVLVERPTLADSVLVEYGTSAGAILAALGVSGTAALVAFVAAGIALALLLAGLLGLYFAYAAGTDPDAVDIEVLTVDEVRRAPDAVFAGLSERRVNYLADRAAAAGDSAKARAVLDRFDELQAAREAAESSSGADAAGGSGGGGPSIPGLSDDAGDRASRATGTLLEGVTDGERDEDDIGGYYDDLAFIAASLRSRLFVLVSVFGVTLASVFAFLYLGGIGDVKNNFVNRIPEEIVGVGAENFGVIVLHPVEALIFEVKISTIAGAVAVLPFMAYYAWPALRDRGFVRGRRQVVFGWVAALLAGLLGGLALGYTVIAPAVISWLVSDALAAGMVISYRISDFAWLVFFTTVGIGFLADVPVLMVLLNTTGVSYQAMRSRWREVTVGIMLVAALFTPADVFTMFLVTIPLMAAYGVGLLILWVMTLGGRRNLAEPTVDLTR from the coding sequence ATGACCGAGCCGGAGGCGCTCGAGGCCGCCTCCACCGCCATGGAGGCCGACGAGCCCGGGAAGGCGCAGGCGATCCTCGACCGCTTCGACGAGGCCGTCGCCGCCGGCGCGGCCGGGGCGGCCGAGGAGGACGCCGGCGACGGCGACGCGCCAGCGCGGTCCGGCCCGCCCCGCGACCTGTTCGCCGGCGACGTGGGCGTCGTCGGGTCGATCCGGCGCGGTTCGGGCCTCGTCGACTGGCGCGGCCGGTTCGGCTCGCTGTGGAACGTCCTCCTCGGCATCGCCGGCGTCGTCGCCGCCGTCGGCTACGTGCTCGTCGAGCGCCCGACGCTCGCGGACTCGGTCCTCGTCGAGTACGGGACGAGCGCGGGAGCGATCCTCGCCGCACTCGGCGTGAGCGGCACCGCGGCGCTCGTCGCGTTCGTCGCCGCCGGGATCGCGCTGGCGCTGTTGCTCGCCGGGCTCCTGGGGCTGTACTTCGCCTACGCCGCGGGTACCGACCCCGATGCCGTCGACATCGAGGTGCTCACGGTCGACGAGGTCCGCCGCGCCCCCGACGCGGTGTTCGCGGGGCTCTCCGAGCGACGGGTGAACTACCTCGCGGACCGCGCGGCCGCCGCCGGCGACTCGGCGAAGGCGCGCGCGGTGTTGGACCGGTTCGACGAACTGCAGGCGGCTCGCGAGGCCGCCGAGTCGTCGTCGGGCGCCGACGCCGCGGGCGGGAGCGGGGGCGGCGGCCCGTCGATCCCCGGCCTGTCGGACGACGCCGGCGACCGGGCCTCGCGCGCCACCGGGACGCTCCTCGAGGGGGTCACCGACGGCGAGCGCGACGAGGACGACATCGGGGGCTACTACGACGACCTCGCCTTCATCGCCGCCTCGTTGCGCTCGCGGCTGTTCGTCCTGGTGTCGGTGTTCGGCGTCACGCTCGCGAGCGTGTTCGCGTTCCTCTACCTCGGCGGGATCGGCGACGTGAAGAACAACTTCGTGAACCGCATCCCCGAGGAGATCGTCGGCGTCGGCGCCGAGAACTTCGGCGTCATCGTGCTCCACCCGGTCGAGGCGCTCATCTTCGAGGTGAAGATCTCGACCATCGCGGGCGCCGTCGCGGTCCTCCCCTTCATGGCGTACTACGCGTGGCCCGCGCTGCGCGACCGGGGGTTCGTCCGCGGACGGAGGCAGGTCGTGTTCGGCTGGGTCGCCGCGCTGTTGGCGGGGCTCCTCGGCGGGCTCGCGCTCGGCTACACCGTCATCGCGCCGGCGGTCATCTCGTGGCTCGTCAGCGACGCGCTCGCGGCCGGCATGGTGATCAGCTACCGCATCAGCGACTTCGCGTGGCTCGTCTTCTTCACCACCGTGGGGATCGGGTTCCTCGCGGACGTGCCCGTCCTGATGGTCCTGCTCAACACGACGGGCGTGTCGTATCAGGCGATGCGCTCGCGCTGGCGGGAAGTGACGGTCGGCATCATGCTCGTGGCGGCGCTGTTCACCCCGGCGGACGTGTTCACGATGTTCCTCGTGACGATCCCGCTGATGGCCGCCTACGGCGTCGGCCTGCTGATCCTGTGGGTGATGACCCTCGGGGGTCGGCGCAACCTCGCCGAGCCGACCGTCGACCTGACCCGCTGA